A genome region from Archaeoglobus fulgidus DSM 4304 includes the following:
- the cas1b gene encoding type I-B CRISPR-associated endonuclease Cas1b, with product MRKKNYYLVSDGKLRRHENTIYFENEDGKRPIPINSIYAIYALGSLSITSKAISLLAKEGVCIHFFNRYGYYIGSFYPRESLVSGEVVLRQAEHHLDSEKRLHLARAFVEGAILNMARVLKKAEQDDSDVIASLQHLSSAKSIVELMGAEAAARNAYYTKFDEILKNFEFGKRSRMPPENEVNAMISFGNSLLYSAVLSEIYHTQLNPAISYLHEPSERRFSLALDIAELFKPVIVDRLIFYLVNNGIVTESDFDSRLGGILLSEEGKKKFVRHFNERLEKTVKHRKLNRKVSYQRLIRLECYKLVKHFTAVEKYSPFVMWW from the coding sequence ATGAGAAAGAAAAATTACTACCTCGTGTCTGATGGGAAGCTGAGAAGGCACGAGAACACCATTTACTTTGAGAATGAGGATGGCAAAAGGCCAATTCCTATCAACTCAATCTACGCAATCTACGCTCTTGGCTCTTTGAGCATAACTTCCAAAGCAATAAGCCTTCTTGCAAAGGAAGGAGTTTGCATCCACTTCTTCAACCGTTACGGCTACTATATCGGCTCATTCTATCCGAGGGAGAGCCTCGTTTCGGGTGAGGTTGTTTTGAGGCAGGCTGAGCATCACCTTGACAGCGAGAAGAGGCTGCACCTTGCCAGAGCTTTTGTGGAGGGAGCTATTCTCAATATGGCAAGGGTTCTGAAGAAGGCGGAGCAGGATGACTCAGACGTCATCGCATCTCTGCAGCATCTGAGCTCTGCTAAAAGCATTGTTGAGCTTATGGGGGCAGAGGCTGCTGCGAGAAACGCCTACTACACTAAATTCGATGAAATACTCAAAAATTTTGAGTTCGGGAAGAGGAGCAGAATGCCTCCTGAAAATGAAGTGAATGCGATGATCAGCTTTGGAAATTCCCTGCTTTACTCGGCCGTTCTTTCTGAAATTTACCACACCCAGCTAAATCCGGCAATAAGCTACCTCCACGAGCCGTCTGAGAGAAGATTCAGTCTCGCCCTCGACATTGCCGAGCTTTTCAAGCCCGTAATTGTTGACAGGCTGATTTTCTACTTGGTGAACAACGGGATTGTTACTGAATCAGACTTCGACAGCAGGCTCGGCGGGATTTTGCTCAGCGAGGAGGGGAAAAAGAAGTTCGTCAGGCACTTCAACGAGAGGCTTGAGAAGACCGTCAAGCACAGAAAGCTAAACAGGAAAGTGTCTTACCAGCGCCTTATAAGGCTCGAATGCTACAAGCTTGTCAAGCACTTTACGGCCGTTGAGAAATACTCACCGTTCGTTATGTGGTGGTGA